A window from Gammaproteobacteria bacterium encodes these proteins:
- a CDS encoding conserved hypothetical protein (Evidence 4 : Unknown function but conserved in other organisms) translates to MSDRPFDFSTDDPERMVESQPEDLFQAVRTLSCWNQRALAIAELAIFGWASIALTQSRDREKLAEIHALIQRLQVIHPVENQPPELEVATRYLRWDGMAQLLETRAHSLDYHRPEEVEQRTHMPALKQALAAADPTQGIRTQELLGKLDLSKARLSQLLTLAEAAGLIERMKQGRELRVFAAGIWREPKPVETKPKSNNWRGANCLSRKAA, encoded by the coding sequence ATGAGCGACCGTCCATTCGATTTTTCCACGGATGATCCCGAACGCATGGTAGAAAGTCAGCCCGAAGACCTGTTCCAGGCCGTTCGGACACTTTCCTGCTGGAATCAGCGCGCCTTGGCTATCGCCGAGCTGGCAATCTTTGGCTGGGCCAGCATTGCGCTGACCCAATCGAGAGACCGAGAAAAACTCGCGGAGATTCATGCCCTAATTCAGCGCCTACAGGTTATCCATCCTGTCGAGAACCAACCCCCGGAATTAGAAGTCGCCACCCGCTACCTACGCTGGGACGGTATGGCCCAATTGCTGGAAACCCGCGCCCACTCCCTCGACTATCACCGACCCGAAGAAGTAGAACAACGCACCCACATGCCTGCGCTCAAACAAGCGTTGGCAGCCGCCGATCCGACACAAGGGATACGCACTCAAGAATTGCTGGGGAAATTAGATCTATCCAAAGCGCGGCTCTCGCAACTCCTGACACTGGCCGAGGCAGCGGGATTGATCGAGCGCATGAAGCAGGGACGAGAATTGCGCGTATTCGCGGCAGGAATATGGCGAGAGCCCAAACCGGTCGAGACCAAGCCTAAGTCGAACAATTGGCGCGGAGCCAATTGTCTCTCCAGGAAAGCCGCATGA